One window of Nocardia nova SH22a genomic DNA carries:
- a CDS encoding AMP-binding protein, translating to MTEQYLRSGDQYRTAAQAKERSLRIAAILRERGVRTGDRYAIVMRNELTFVEAAMAATSIGAIPVPVNWHWTGADLAHILNDSESKVVFVHTDLLDAVEINKPAAATIIEVEVPDFVARTYRSEKPALSGRYEVLESLIAATDPVPDTVVTPSLGLLYTSGTTGFSKGVVRERVEDPEALARGIAQAYRMDDPSWTTLVTAPLYHASPLYQATFATALGMNVVVMPKFDAVEFLRSVAEEPIQHAQVVPTMLRRLLSLDQDVQDSYDVSALRSVLHSAAAISVEQKKAAIEWFGPVFHEFYGGTETGPVVACTSEEWLRHPGTVGRRFADGDYRILRADGTRAEIGEPGQIYLRSMGPWPDFTYHRDPEKRRSVEVDGYITIGDVGYEDADGYLYLTDRAIDMVNSGGVNLYPKEVENVILGLDDVVDVAVIGIPHEDLGEHLAAHVELRPGSALTEADIAAHVRANLAKYKVPSVVVLDADLPREETGKIFKRRLRERYWPAAAETSTSAS from the coding sequence ATGACTGAGCAGTATCTGCGGTCCGGTGACCAGTACCGTACGGCCGCGCAGGCCAAGGAACGGTCCCTGCGCATCGCCGCGATCCTGCGCGAGCGCGGAGTACGGACTGGGGACCGCTACGCGATCGTCATGCGCAACGAACTCACCTTCGTCGAAGCGGCGATGGCGGCCACGTCGATCGGCGCGATTCCGGTCCCGGTCAACTGGCACTGGACCGGCGCCGACCTCGCGCACATCCTGAACGACAGCGAGAGCAAGGTCGTCTTCGTCCACACCGATCTCCTGGACGCGGTCGAGATCAACAAGCCCGCCGCGGCGACGATCATCGAGGTCGAGGTCCCCGATTTCGTCGCTCGCACCTATCGCAGCGAGAAGCCCGCGCTGTCGGGTCGGTACGAGGTCCTCGAGTCGCTGATCGCGGCGACGGATCCCGTGCCCGATACGGTCGTCACCCCGTCGCTCGGTCTGCTGTACACCTCGGGCACGACCGGGTTCTCCAAGGGAGTCGTGCGCGAGCGCGTCGAGGATCCCGAGGCGTTGGCTCGTGGCATCGCGCAGGCGTACCGGATGGACGATCCGTCGTGGACGACACTGGTGACCGCGCCGCTCTACCATGCGTCGCCGCTCTATCAGGCGACCTTCGCGACCGCCCTCGGCATGAACGTGGTGGTGATGCCCAAGTTCGACGCGGTGGAGTTCCTGCGGTCGGTGGCCGAGGAGCCGATCCAGCACGCCCAGGTGGTGCCGACCATGCTCCGGCGTCTGCTGAGCCTCGACCAGGATGTGCAGGACTCCTACGACGTGTCGGCACTGCGGTCGGTGCTCCACAGCGCCGCCGCGATCTCCGTCGAGCAGAAGAAGGCCGCGATCGAGTGGTTCGGCCCGGTGTTCCACGAGTTCTACGGCGGCACCGAGACCGGCCCGGTGGTGGCCTGTACCAGCGAGGAGTGGTTGCGCCACCCCGGTACGGTCGGTCGCCGTTTCGCCGACGGCGACTACCGCATCCTGCGCGCGGACGGCACCCGCGCCGAGATCGGCGAGCCGGGGCAGATCTATCTCAGGTCGATGGGGCCGTGGCCGGATTTCACCTATCACCGCGACCCGGAGAAGCGTCGTTCGGTGGAGGTCGACGGCTACATCACGATCGGCGACGTCGGTTACGAGGACGCCGACGGCTACCTCTATCTCACCGATCGGGCGATCGACATGGTCAACTCCGGCGGGGTCAACCTCTATCCCAAGGAGGTCGAGAACGTCATCCTCGGCCTCGACGACGTCGTCGATGTCGCCGTCATCGGTATCCCGCACGAGGACCTGGGCGAGCACCTCGCCGCGCACGTCGAGCTGCGACCGGGATCCGCGCTCACCGAGGCCGATATCGCGGCCCATGTGCGAGCCAACCTCGCCAAGTACAAGGTGCCGTCGGTCGTCGTGCTCGACGCCGACCTTCCGCGCGAGGAGACCGGAAAGATTTTCAAACGGCGTCTGCGCGAACGGTATTGGCCCGCGGCGGCCGAGACCTCGACGTCGGCGAGCTGA
- a CDS encoding acetyl/propionyl/methylcrotonyl-CoA carboxylase subunit alpha has protein sequence MLKRVLIANRGEIAVRIARACRAASVECVGLYAAGEEPYHVTFCDDAVELPGGPQTYLDAAELVRLAIETRCDAVHPGYGYLAEDTDFARRATEAGMVFVGPSPDAIALAGDKVRARAAAIACGVPVVAASAGYVEDEEQVVRFGEVHGWPVLLKAANGGGGRGQRLVTDADHAAAALKECREEAVLAFGTDAVFCEQYLTATRHVEVQALADTTGGIVILGDRDCSVQRRNQKLLEEAPAPGLAEAVRAGLRESSRTLLRSLGYTGAGTVEFLVTGDHYYFMEINARIQVEHPVTEEIFGVDVVREQLRVASGEPLSVTEGEPRGHALEVRINAEDAEHGFIPSLGRLEAFSVPHAPGVRFDTGYRAGDVVAAHYDSLLGKLIVWGPDRAACLHRMLDALDSVRVVGVDTTAGLARAIVAHPDFASGCVTTAWLTERLERADLGPIARPVAASGIAAVPVVDTHTVTIAGRPLRVPVDSDPPSAAAAQEARIALARSNPWLAGASDSDDAVDASRRVVTSSTTGAVSAVRVSVGALVEEGDPLLVLEAMKMLVPIPAPITGRVTDIRAAVGDTVQHGETVAVVEIPAQLAEIRRQQ, from the coding sequence GTGCTGAAGCGCGTATTGATCGCCAACCGTGGCGAAATCGCGGTCCGGATCGCCCGAGCCTGCCGGGCCGCCTCCGTCGAGTGCGTCGGCTTGTACGCGGCCGGGGAGGAGCCGTACCACGTCACGTTCTGCGACGACGCCGTCGAGCTGCCGGGCGGTCCGCAGACCTACCTCGACGCGGCTGAGCTGGTGCGTCTGGCCATCGAAACCCGTTGCGACGCTGTCCATCCCGGTTACGGGTACCTCGCCGAGGATACGGACTTCGCGCGGCGAGCGACCGAGGCGGGGATGGTGTTCGTCGGTCCGTCGCCGGACGCGATCGCGCTGGCCGGGGACAAGGTCCGGGCTCGCGCCGCCGCGATCGCCTGCGGTGTCCCGGTGGTCGCGGCGAGCGCGGGATACGTCGAGGACGAGGAGCAGGTGGTCCGCTTCGGCGAGGTCCACGGCTGGCCCGTACTGCTCAAGGCCGCGAACGGCGGTGGCGGGCGTGGCCAGCGCCTGGTCACCGACGCCGATCACGCCGCCGCCGCACTGAAGGAGTGCCGTGAAGAGGCCGTCCTGGCCTTCGGAACGGATGCGGTGTTCTGCGAGCAATACCTCACCGCGACACGGCATGTCGAGGTGCAGGCGCTCGCCGACACCACCGGCGGGATCGTGATTCTCGGCGATCGCGACTGCTCGGTGCAGCGACGCAACCAGAAGCTGCTCGAGGAGGCGCCGGCCCCCGGACTGGCCGAAGCCGTCCGCGCCGGGCTGCGTGAATCGTCGCGCACCCTGCTGCGCTCGCTCGGATACACCGGCGCGGGCACCGTCGAATTCCTCGTGACCGGCGACCACTACTACTTCATGGAGATCAACGCGCGGATCCAGGTCGAGCACCCGGTGACCGAGGAGATCTTCGGTGTCGACGTGGTTCGTGAGCAGTTGCGTGTCGCGTCGGGCGAACCGCTGTCGGTGACCGAGGGCGAACCGCGCGGGCACGCGCTCGAGGTCCGCATCAACGCCGAGGATGCCGAGCACGGGTTCATCCCGTCGCTCGGACGGCTCGAGGCGTTCTCGGTGCCGCATGCGCCCGGCGTCCGCTTCGACACCGGGTACCGCGCGGGCGATGTGGTTGCCGCCCACTACGATTCGCTGCTCGGCAAGCTGATCGTGTGGGGTCCGGATCGAGCGGCATGTCTGCACCGCATGCTCGACGCGCTCGACTCGGTGCGGGTCGTGGGCGTCGACACCACGGCCGGGCTCGCCCGCGCGATCGTGGCTCATCCGGACTTCGCGAGCGGCTGCGTCACCACCGCGTGGCTGACCGAGCGTTTGGAGCGTGCGGATCTGGGCCCGATCGCCCGGCCGGTCGCTGCGTCCGGGATCGCCGCCGTACCGGTCGTGGACACCCACACCGTGACGATCGCCGGGCGTCCATTGCGTGTGCCGGTCGATTCCGACCCCCCGTCCGCGGCCGCCGCGCAGGAGGCGCGTATCGCCCTGGCGCGGTCCAACCCGTGGCTCGCCGGGGCGAGCGATAGCGACGATGCGGTCGACGCGTCGCGTCGCGTCGTCACCAGTTCGACCACCGGCGCGGTGTCGGCCGTGCGAGTGAGCGTCGGCGCCCTGGTGGAAGAGGGCGATCCGCTCCTCGTGCTGGAGGCGATGAAGATGCTCGTCCCGATCCCCGCACCGATCACCGGCCGGGTCACCGACATTCGGGCAGCGGTCGGCGACACCGTCCAACACGGCGAGACGGTCGCGGTCGTCGAAATACCCGCGCAACTCGCGGAAATCAGGAGGCAGCAGTGA
- a CDS encoding SDR family NAD(P)-dependent oxidoreductase — MSALCAGMVAIVTGAGAAGDGIGNGRAAAIRLAEAGARVALVDVGESVFRTREMILERGGTATAYRCDVTDETAVATAVADVVGRWGRIDILFNNVGIAGPPGTVVDVDLDAWTRCLEVNLTSMLLVSRHVVPAMVAGDGGSIINMSSLAGIRGGHAGISYATTKGAVLSLTQAMAAHHGRQGVRVNAVAPGLVYTPMVSTKAGADDAFRATRSSLNLLGTEGTGWDVAEAVVWLASPASRWVTGTVLPIDAGASSYSSAIAVSITDSGASEAPASVGGRISAADNGFRKGDSNHD, encoded by the coding sequence ATGAGCGCCCTGTGCGCAGGCATGGTCGCGATCGTCACCGGAGCCGGAGCGGCCGGGGACGGCATCGGCAACGGCCGGGCGGCGGCCATCCGGCTCGCCGAGGCCGGAGCGCGGGTCGCCCTGGTCGACGTCGGTGAATCGGTCTTCCGTACGCGCGAGATGATTCTCGAGCGCGGCGGCACCGCGACGGCGTACCGGTGCGATGTCACCGACGAGACCGCCGTCGCGACCGCCGTCGCCGACGTCGTCGGTCGCTGGGGCCGTATCGACATCCTGTTCAACAACGTCGGCATCGCCGGCCCGCCGGGCACCGTCGTGGATGTGGACCTCGACGCCTGGACGCGCTGCCTCGAGGTCAACCTGACCTCGATGCTGCTGGTCTCGCGCCATGTCGTGCCCGCGATGGTGGCCGGCGACGGCGGTTCGATCATCAACATGTCCTCGCTCGCCGGAATCCGTGGCGGGCACGCCGGTATCAGCTACGCGACGACCAAGGGCGCCGTGCTGAGTTTGACGCAGGCGATGGCCGCACATCACGGGCGTCAGGGAGTGCGCGTCAACGCCGTCGCACCCGGCCTGGTCTACACCCCGATGGTGTCGACGAAGGCCGGTGCGGACGACGCGTTCCGCGCGACCCGCTCATCGCTGAACCTGCTGGGAACCGAGGGCACCGGCTGGGACGTGGCCGAGGCCGTGGTCTGGCTGGCGAGTCCGGCCTCGCGCTGGGTCACCGGAACGGTGTTGCCGATCGACGCGGGCGCTTCGTCGTACTCGTCGGCTATCGCGGTGTCGATCACCGACAGCGGGGCCTCGGAAGCGCCGGCATCGGTTGGCGGCCGAATCTCGGCAGCCGACAACGGATTTCGCAAGGGAGACAGCAATCATGACTGA
- a CDS encoding acyl-CoA carboxylase subunit beta — protein MADHPGALKARRYLISDEARAAAVERQHGLGKATARERIAYLLDVGTFAEYGGFGLPVEETGPEATSLADGVVTGTGMVDGRPVSIVSFDYMVSGGSQAAIGDLKVEQAIETSLRHGIPLVLLMEGGGHRISEGLDSRDYAWGGHGFFQGFAALSGYAPMVTAILGPSFGGPTNFAALSDYVVAVRGTSSMGMGGPALVEAATGEKIDKETLGGADLQGSLGVVDYVAASEREALDSLRAVLGYLPSNCEQEPPRVRSDIRADPAAAKLDTLVPLDMSEAYDVVPAVRGIADAESVLEIKPTYAPNIVTALARIDGRPVGILANQPMHLSGALDSPACEKAAHFVAWCDAFGLPLIFLADVPGFLVGTGSTITQLPRRSGRLLYELGIATVPRISVVMRKGYGGGYVAMGGGRSFDPDLAVAWPTAEVCAMSIEGAIDVAYRRDYTAAEDPQARRRELIAEVRDRVGALRAAEGFGLDDVIEPSETRARIAHVLAIARRRTNARASRIRPISPI, from the coding sequence ATGGCAGATCACCCGGGTGCTCTGAAGGCACGTCGGTACCTCATCAGCGACGAGGCGCGGGCGGCGGCGGTGGAGCGGCAGCACGGTCTCGGCAAGGCGACCGCGCGCGAGCGGATCGCCTACCTCCTGGATGTGGGCACCTTCGCCGAGTACGGCGGATTCGGCCTCCCCGTCGAGGAGACCGGACCGGAGGCGACCTCGCTGGCGGACGGCGTCGTGACCGGCACCGGCATGGTCGACGGCCGGCCGGTGTCGATCGTGAGCTTCGACTACATGGTCTCCGGAGGCAGTCAGGCGGCGATCGGCGACCTGAAGGTGGAGCAGGCGATCGAGACGTCGCTGCGGCACGGCATCCCGCTGGTCCTGCTGATGGAAGGCGGCGGCCACCGAATCAGCGAAGGACTCGACAGCCGCGACTACGCCTGGGGCGGCCACGGATTCTTCCAGGGCTTCGCGGCCCTCTCCGGCTACGCACCGATGGTCACGGCGATCCTCGGCCCGAGTTTCGGCGGGCCGACGAACTTCGCGGCGCTGTCGGACTACGTGGTCGCGGTCCGCGGCACGTCCTCGATGGGCATGGGCGGGCCCGCCCTCGTCGAGGCGGCGACCGGCGAGAAGATCGACAAGGAAACACTCGGCGGCGCCGACCTCCAGGGCTCGCTCGGTGTGGTCGATTATGTCGCGGCGTCGGAACGGGAGGCGCTCGACTCGTTGCGCGCGGTGCTCGGCTACCTGCCGAGCAACTGCGAACAGGAACCCCCGCGGGTGCGCTCCGATATTCGGGCCGACCCCGCCGCGGCGAAGCTCGATACACTCGTCCCGCTCGATATGTCCGAGGCCTACGACGTCGTACCGGCCGTCCGAGGCATTGCCGACGCCGAATCGGTCCTCGAGATCAAGCCGACGTACGCTCCGAATATCGTCACGGCGCTCGCCCGCATCGACGGTCGTCCGGTGGGCATCCTCGCCAATCAGCCGATGCACCTCAGCGGTGCGCTGGACAGCCCGGCATGCGAGAAGGCCGCGCACTTCGTGGCCTGGTGCGACGCCTTCGGGCTGCCGCTGATCTTTCTCGCCGACGTTCCGGGATTCCTGGTGGGGACGGGTTCGACGATCACCCAGTTGCCGCGCCGCAGCGGGCGGCTGCTGTACGAGCTCGGTATCGCGACCGTGCCGCGGATCAGCGTCGTCATGCGGAAGGGCTACGGCGGCGGATACGTCGCGATGGGCGGTGGGCGCAGCTTCGACCCCGACCTCGCGGTGGCCTGGCCGACCGCGGAGGTGTGCGCGATGTCCATCGAAGGCGCGATCGACGTGGCGTACCGGCGCGACTACACGGCCGCGGAAGACCCGCAGGCCCGGCGCCGGGAACTGATCGCCGAGGTACGCGATCGCGTCGGCGCGCTGCGAGCCGCCGAGGGATTCGGCCTGGACGACGTCATCGAACCGTCGGAGACACGCGCGCGCATCGCGCACGTCCTGGCGATCGCCCGCCGCCGAACGAACGCCCGGGCATCGCGGATCCGGCCCATCTCACCCATCTAG
- a CDS encoding LysR family transcriptional regulator, translated as MASLRPSADDLLVFLEVAHSGRFTRAAERLGLNHVTISRRIATLERALGGKLLLRQPGGWELTPLGERVLSAAERLDGVLRGLEAETRSDSGIEDVVRMSVPAAFSTYVAARAAARVTGQHPGVRVEIVSVVKRPAQHRSGVDIEVVVTRPPAGSAEVVRLGSYIHALYASREYLLRHQVPAKIDDLVEHRLVYYISSMLEVDDMHIERTRLPAMRESVTSTNVFAHIDATRAGAGIGLLATFMAAGYDDLVRVLPDEVGVPLEYWLIVRPEALRRPAVAAVVAELQRGTRALERRVLQEHVAPAADRDISIRM; from the coding sequence ATGGCCTCGCTGAGGCCGAGTGCGGATGATCTGCTGGTATTTCTCGAAGTGGCACACAGTGGGCGATTCACCCGCGCGGCCGAGCGGTTGGGATTGAACCACGTCACGATCTCGCGCCGGATCGCAACGCTCGAACGCGCTCTGGGCGGCAAACTGCTCCTTCGCCAGCCCGGGGGATGGGAGCTCACGCCTCTGGGGGAGCGGGTACTGAGCGCGGCCGAGCGTCTCGACGGCGTGCTGCGCGGGCTCGAAGCCGAGACCCGGTCGGACTCCGGGATCGAAGACGTCGTTCGCATGTCCGTACCCGCCGCGTTCAGTACATACGTCGCCGCGCGCGCTGCGGCTCGGGTGACCGGGCAGCACCCGGGGGTCAGGGTGGAGATCGTATCGGTCGTCAAACGACCGGCGCAGCATCGTTCCGGGGTCGACATCGAAGTGGTGGTCACCCGGCCTCCGGCCGGTTCGGCGGAGGTCGTGCGGCTGGGCAGTTACATTCACGCCCTGTACGCGTCGCGGGAATACCTTCTCCGACACCAGGTTCCCGCGAAAATCGACGATCTCGTCGAGCATCGGCTGGTGTATTACATATCCTCGATGCTCGAAGTCGACGATATGCATATCGAGCGCACCCGCCTTCCGGCGATGCGTGAATCGGTCACGTCCACGAATGTCTTCGCCCATATAGATGCCACGCGCGCGGGCGCCGGAATAGGGCTGCTGGCCACTTTCATGGCGGCCGGGTACGACGATCTGGTTCGTGTGCTACCGGACGAAGTGGGTGTGCCGCTGGAATATTGGCTCATCGTTCGTCCCGAGGCATTGCGCCGCCCGGCCGTCGCCGCGGTCGTCGCCGAACTTCAACGTGGGACACGGGCGTTGGAAAGGCGGGTGCTGCAAGAACACGTGGCCCCGGCCGCCGATCGCGATATTTCGATTCGCATGTGA
- a CDS encoding LysR family transcriptional regulator, translated as MSPSRPNPDDLLVLLEVAREGTYTRAAEKLGLNHVTISRRLAALERAVGGKLLLRVPTGWEMTPLGERVVAAAERLDDVMKSLSREAISESGLEDVIRISTPSIFGVYVAAPAAARIHQRHPGVRVEILSALKRPAQHRSGVDLEITVGEPDTIQAEAYRMAGYTIGLYASPDYLRRRGTPTTLDDLTEHRLVYYISSLLQIESVDVARQYLPAVRESVTSTDPFAHVVATRDGAGIGLLANFVAADVADLVRLLPDEFAVPMEYWLVAHPEVLRRRAVTELVTEMARIAAPLEHAEPGA; from the coding sequence GTGTCTCCGTCGCGCCCCAATCCGGACGACCTTCTCGTATTGCTCGAGGTCGCGCGGGAAGGCACATACACCAGGGCTGCCGAGAAACTCGGACTCAATCACGTCACGATCTCGCGTCGCCTCGCCGCGCTCGAGCGCGCCGTGGGCGGCAAACTGCTGTTGCGAGTACCCACCGGCTGGGAGATGACCCCGCTCGGCGAGCGCGTGGTCGCCGCCGCCGAAAGGCTCGACGATGTGATGAAATCCCTGTCGCGCGAAGCTATCTCGGAATCGGGACTCGAAGACGTCATCCGGATCTCGACCCCGTCGATCTTCGGCGTCTACGTCGCCGCACCCGCCGCGGCCAGGATCCACCAGCGGCACCCGGGCGTGCGGGTGGAGATTCTGTCCGCGCTCAAGCGTCCGGCTCAGCACCGTTCCGGTGTCGATCTGGAGATCACGGTCGGCGAACCCGACACCATTCAGGCCGAGGCCTACCGGATGGCCGGATACACGATCGGGCTCTACGCATCACCCGATTACCTGCGACGCCGGGGCACCCCCACGACACTCGACGACCTCACCGAGCATCGGCTGGTGTATTACATTTCCTCACTACTGCAGATCGAGAGCGTCGACGTTGCCCGCCAATACCTTCCGGCGGTCCGCGAGTCCGTGACATCGACCGACCCGTTCGCCCATGTCGTCGCGACACGAGACGGCGCCGGGATCGGGCTGCTCGCCAACTTCGTCGCCGCCGACGTCGCGGACCTGGTGCGGCTGCTCCCGGACGAATTCGCCGTGCCGATGGAGTACTGGCTCGTCGCCCACCCCGAGGTCCTGCGTAGACGCGCCGTCACGGAGCTGGTCACCGAGATGGCGCGGATCGCGGCACCGCTCGAACACGCCGAACCGGGAGCGTGA
- a CDS encoding class I adenylate-forming enzyme family protein, translating into MPRDVFADMWAATVRTHGDRPFLVFRDETGEVSRWTYREFDTVVGRVADSLGNAGVRPGTSVHVALRNCPAFVALWLAVARLGAWLVPVDPASATRDIARQVARVEPVVGVCAEARGDSYRAGAGGAVRTLIELAEDASDIAPGAALMGTNSSSGVDPVGSDRLAVMFTSGTTSEPKGVVLTQANYAQVADAMARAVDLRPRHRWFVTLPLFHANAQYYCFGPAIAVGASVALTATFSASGWVGQARELEVTHASLFAAPIRMILARCPADSEPLALEHVWFAQNLGGEHYERFARLVGTRPRQLYGLTESIAVVCADTGDMPRADTIGRPLGRRVHIDRLEGGGSAGPGEPGMLSVHGTPGVDLFLEYLDAPEATSAALRHTDDGAWFVTGDVVTTDDDGVMRFVGRADDVIKVAGENVSLTAVEATVAQAPGVLEVAVVARPDPVRDVVPVAYVVARDPDTPPRPEQLAMWAADNLAPSARPQEWVLIDALPRTSVGKVRRFQLPSPPVSAADHPADRDGSTEGVRR; encoded by the coding sequence GTGCCACGCGATGTCTTCGCCGATATGTGGGCGGCAACCGTGCGCACGCACGGCGATCGGCCATTTCTCGTTTTTCGTGACGAGACCGGCGAGGTGTCGCGCTGGACCTACCGCGAATTCGACACCGTGGTCGGCCGAGTGGCGGACTCGCTCGGGAACGCCGGCGTGCGGCCGGGGACGTCGGTGCATGTGGCGCTGCGCAACTGTCCAGCGTTCGTGGCGCTCTGGCTCGCGGTCGCGCGGCTGGGCGCCTGGCTGGTGCCCGTCGATCCGGCCTCGGCGACACGCGATATCGCCCGGCAGGTCGCTCGCGTCGAGCCGGTGGTCGGAGTCTGCGCCGAGGCGCGCGGCGACAGCTACCGCGCCGGTGCGGGCGGTGCGGTCCGCACTCTGATCGAGCTCGCGGAGGACGCGTCCGACATCGCGCCGGGCGCCGCGTTGATGGGAACGAACAGCTCGAGCGGCGTCGACCCCGTCGGGTCGGACCGGCTCGCGGTGATGTTCACCTCGGGCACCACCTCGGAACCCAAGGGCGTGGTTCTCACCCAGGCCAACTACGCGCAGGTGGCCGATGCGATGGCACGGGCCGTCGACCTGCGGCCCCGTCACCGGTGGTTCGTCACGCTGCCGTTGTTCCACGCCAACGCCCAGTACTACTGTTTCGGCCCGGCGATCGCCGTCGGCGCGAGTGTGGCGCTCACGGCGACCTTCAGCGCCTCGGGCTGGGTAGGGCAGGCCCGCGAACTCGAGGTCACCCATGCGAGCCTCTTCGCCGCCCCGATCCGGATGATCCTCGCGCGTTGCCCGGCCGACAGCGAACCGCTGGCGCTGGAACACGTCTGGTTCGCGCAGAACCTCGGCGGCGAGCACTACGAGCGGTTCGCCCGACTGGTCGGCACCCGTCCGCGCCAGCTGTACGGCTTGACCGAGTCGATCGCCGTGGTGTGCGCGGACACCGGTGACATGCCGCGTGCGGATACCATCGGCCGCCCGCTCGGGCGTCGCGTGCACATCGACCGTCTGGAAGGCGGCGGTTCCGCCGGTCCCGGCGAACCGGGCATGCTGTCGGTCCACGGGACGCCCGGCGTCGATCTGTTTCTCGAATACCTCGATGCCCCTGAGGCGACCTCCGCTGCCCTGCGCCACACCGACGACGGCGCCTGGTTCGTGACCGGCGACGTCGTGACGACCGACGACGACGGCGTGATGCGGTTCGTCGGGCGGGCCGACGACGTCATCAAGGTCGCCGGTGAGAACGTCAGCCTCACCGCGGTGGAAGCCACCGTCGCCCAGGCGCCGGGTGTCCTGGAGGTCGCGGTCGTGGCGCGGCCGGACCCCGTGCGCGACGTCGTCCCGGTGGCGTATGTCGTGGCTCGCGATCCCGATACGCCGCCGCGGCCCGAGCAACTCGCCATGTGGGCCGCGGACAATCTCGCCCCGTCGGCGCGCCCGCAGGAATGGGTGCTGATCGACGCGCTGCCCCGGACCAGCGTCGGCAAGGTCCGGCGTTTCCAGCTGCCTTCCCCGCCGGTGTCCGCCGCGGATCATCCGGCGGATCGGGACGGCTCGACAGAAGGAGTGCGCCGATGA
- a CDS encoding AMP-binding protein yields the protein MAESELLSLNEAVRRRARDVHSDKTFIREADGGRRLSYSQCDREADHWAGLLSLYGVDAGQNVAVMAPTSADWVTAWMGINLLGARCVGINTLYRGRMLGYVLDQSRCEVVITSREFLERIEEISGALENMRHIVVLEDCAVKVAALSTAAPEQSLPTPDRTQEYGITYTSGTTGPSKGVIVTWTALSKLWSNGLPPDELTEDDVLYIPFPLNHVGGSGGVHTAALKGAEVVLRRKWSTDEFWNDIRRFGATATMLVGSMASFLLKRPPRADDADNTLRIASVVPLPSDIEAFEDRFGLRIFTFFAMTETSTAIHSELSPSLPGSCGRCREGYRVRIVDDDGADCPPGVPGELWVRADDPLVMMQGYFDMPEATAAAWHEGWFRTGDMLRCDEDGNYFFVDRKKDALRRRGENISSSEIEVEVDAHPLVRDSAAIGVPSEFGEDEVMVYVELQPGAVLDPVELVAFLRERMPSFMVPQHIEYVDELPRTPATGKVEKQQLRERGVTAATWSAPTPTRSGKALTWPR from the coding sequence ATGGCGGAATCGGAATTGTTGTCCCTCAACGAGGCGGTCCGCCGACGTGCGCGGGATGTCCACTCCGACAAGACTTTCATCCGCGAGGCCGACGGCGGGCGTCGTCTGAGCTACAGCCAGTGCGATCGGGAAGCCGACCACTGGGCCGGTCTGCTTTCTCTGTACGGCGTCGATGCGGGCCAGAACGTCGCGGTGATGGCTCCGACCTCGGCCGACTGGGTAACGGCCTGGATGGGCATCAATCTGCTCGGTGCGCGATGTGTCGGAATCAATACGCTCTACCGCGGCCGGATGCTCGGATATGTACTCGATCAGAGCCGTTGTGAAGTGGTGATCACGAGCCGGGAATTTCTCGAGCGCATCGAGGAGATTTCGGGAGCGCTCGAGAATATGCGTCACATTGTGGTGCTCGAGGATTGTGCCGTGAAAGTCGCCGCGTTGAGTACGGCCGCTCCCGAACAATCACTGCCCACCCCTGATCGCACACAGGAATACGGCATCACGTACACCTCCGGAACCACCGGTCCCTCGAAAGGCGTGATCGTCACATGGACGGCGTTGAGCAAGCTGTGGAGCAACGGCCTGCCGCCGGACGAGCTGACCGAAGACGATGTCTTGTACATTCCGTTCCCGCTCAACCACGTCGGTGGCAGCGGAGGCGTCCACACCGCGGCGCTGAAGGGGGCGGAAGTGGTGCTACGGCGGAAGTGGAGCACCGACGAATTCTGGAACGATATTCGCCGTTTCGGGGCGACGGCGACGATGCTCGTCGGGTCCATGGCGTCGTTTCTGCTGAAACGGCCGCCGAGGGCCGACGACGCGGACAATACGTTGCGTATCGCCTCGGTCGTGCCGCTGCCCTCGGATATCGAGGCGTTCGAAGATCGTTTCGGGCTGCGGATCTTCACCTTCTTCGCGATGACGGAGACCAGCACCGCGATTCACAGCGAGCTGAGTCCGAGCCTGCCGGGAAGCTGCGGCCGCTGCCGCGAGGGCTATCGGGTTCGGATCGTCGATGACGACGGAGCGGACTGCCCGCCCGGCGTGCCCGGTGAACTGTGGGTGCGCGCCGACGACCCGCTGGTCATGATGCAGGGCTACTTCGATATGCCCGAGGCGACCGCCGCGGCGTGGCACGAGGGCTGGTTCCGGACCGGTGACATGCTGCGCTGCGACGAGGACGGCAACTATTTCTTCGTCGATCGCAAGAAGGACGCGCTGCGTCGCCGGGGCGAGAACATCTCCTCCAGCGAGATCGAGGTGGAGGTCGACGCGCATCCGCTCGTACGCGACTCGGCCGCGATCGGTGTGCCCTCCGAATTCGGCGAGGACGAGGTGATGGTGTACGTCGAACTGCAGCCGGGCGCGGTGTTGGATCCCGTTGAGCTGGTTGCCTTTCTACGCGAGCGGATGCCGAGTTTCATGGTCCCGCAACACATCGAGTACGTCGACGAACTGCCGCGCACTCCGGCAACGGGCAAGGTCGAGAAACAGCAGTTGCGTGAGCGGGGCGTCACCGCCGCCACGTGGTCGGCGCCCACTCCGACTCGGTCCGGAAAAGCGCTGACATGGCCTCGCTGA